One Chlorobaculum limnaeum genomic window carries:
- a CDS encoding AI-2E family transporter has product MNQTTTRNINQIVVLVATLLISSLFLSMIRHFLITILLAGIFAGLGTPLFNRFQRLFGQRRGLNAGLTVTAYLVIVFLPLAALLIIVAGQAVSLSQTAIPLIRERFRTPGAFDSLLVQLPFYRDIEMYSDQILEKTAELLGTLGSSLISRLSTFTYGAVIDIFLFFIFWYTMFFFLKDGELLMEKIRAYLPLSETDQQRLLDKFLSVTRASLKGTLVIGMVQGSLAGVAFSVAGIDSAVFWGTVMALLSILPMIGPPIVWIPAAIMLALSGQYFQATGLALFCSIVVGQIDNILRPILVGRDTQMHELFIFFGTLGGIGMFGVFGFIIGPVVAALFVTVWDIYGETFSASLVDIRKGRMDSSGDEKE; this is encoded by the coding sequence ATGAATCAGACTACCACACGCAACATCAACCAGATTGTCGTGCTTGTCGCGACGCTGCTGATTTCGTCGCTGTTCCTGTCGATGATACGCCATTTTCTTATCACGATTCTTCTGGCAGGTATCTTCGCGGGTCTCGGCACACCGCTGTTCAACCGCTTTCAGCGGCTTTTCGGCCAGCGCAGGGGCCTGAACGCCGGCCTGACGGTAACGGCGTACCTCGTGATCGTCTTTCTCCCGCTGGCCGCCTTGCTGATTATCGTGGCCGGGCAGGCGGTATCGCTCAGCCAGACGGCCATTCCGCTGATCCGCGAGCGTTTCCGCACTCCTGGCGCGTTCGATTCACTGCTCGTGCAGTTGCCCTTCTACCGCGACATCGAGATGTACAGCGACCAGATTCTCGAAAAGACCGCCGAACTGCTCGGTACGCTCGGATCGAGCCTGATCAGCCGTCTCTCGACCTTTACCTACGGGGCCGTGATCGATATTTTCCTGTTCTTCATCTTCTGGTACACCATGTTCTTTTTCCTCAAGGATGGCGAGCTGCTGATGGAAAAGATTCGTGCCTATCTGCCTCTGAGCGAAACCGACCAGCAGCGGCTGCTCGACAAGTTCCTCTCCGTGACGAGGGCGAGCCTGAAGGGCACGCTGGTGATCGGCATGGTGCAGGGGAGCCTGGCCGGAGTCGCCTTCAGCGTCGCGGGAATCGACAGCGCGGTGTTCTGGGGAACGGTCATGGCGCTGCTCTCCATTTTGCCAATGATCGGCCCGCCAATCGTCTGGATTCCGGCGGCGATCATGCTCGCCCTGTCGGGCCAGTATTTTCAGGCGACGGGACTGGCGCTCTTTTGCAGCATTGTGGTCGGCCAGATCGACAACATTCTCCGCCCGATCCTGGTCGGTCGCGACACGCAGATGCACGAGCTGTTCATCTTTTTCGGAACGCTCGGCGGAATCGGCATGTTCGGGGTGTTCGGCTTCATCATCGGGCCGGTAGTCGCAGCGCTGTTCGTCACCGTCTGGGATATTTACGGCGAAACCTTCAGCGCGTCTCTGGTCGATATACGGAAAGGACGGATGGATTCATCGGGAGATGAAAAGGAGTAG
- a CDS encoding DUF1837 domain-containing protein — protein sequence MCPLPQPALFWELRVHKPNPEKGVTGLCVGYEQGEWRYSAFADYIMEWLPEFCLNSKERDELSHESAVKSLRKAASLVYQTDKYSSRGEFGELFLHAAIRSVFDSLPAISKLYYESSVNNTVKGFDCVHVVGPVENLELWLGEVKFYKNVTDAIRDVISEIKEHLETNFLRKEFILIGNKLDERDNYTAVVQRIISERISLDKIFSRVCIPVLLTYESSTVEKYSNITSGYIHDFCIEIGQHFNAFYAKAENLPPVRIHLFLFPLDHKDKLIAALHAKLKAWQQI from the coding sequence ATGTGCCCATTGCCACAACCAGCTCTCTTTTGGGAGCTTAGGGTTCATAAACCGAACCCAGAAAAAGGTGTAACCGGTTTGTGTGTCGGTTATGAACAAGGCGAGTGGCGATATTCTGCTTTTGCAGATTATATCATGGAATGGCTTCCCGAATTCTGTTTAAACTCCAAAGAACGGGATGAACTATCACATGAATCAGCAGTAAAAAGTTTGCGGAAAGCGGCAAGTCTCGTCTACCAAACTGACAAATACTCTTCTCGTGGAGAGTTTGGAGAGCTGTTTCTACACGCAGCAATTCGATCAGTATTCGATTCCCTGCCTGCAATCTCAAAACTCTATTATGAGAGTTCTGTAAATAACACTGTTAAAGGCTTTGACTGTGTGCATGTTGTTGGTCCCGTTGAGAATTTGGAGCTTTGGTTGGGTGAAGTGAAGTTTTATAAGAACGTAACTGACGCGATTAGAGATGTGATATCTGAGATTAAAGAACATCTTGAGACGAACTTTCTACGTAAGGAGTTTATACTAATTGGCAACAAACTGGATGAAAGAGATAATTACACTGCGGTAGTGCAACGAATAATTTCAGAGCGCATATCTTTGGATAAAATATTTTCAAGAGTATGTATACCTGTTTTGCTTACATATGAGAGTAGTACCGTTGAAAAATATAGCAATATAACTAGTGGTTATATTCATGATTTTTGTATAGAGATAGGTCAGCATTTCAACGCTTTTTACGCAAAAGCTGAAAATCTTCCTCCTGTACGGATTCACTTATTTCTTTTTCCGCTTGATCATAAGGATAAGCTGATTGCAGCTCTTCATGCAAAACTTAAAGCGTGGCAGCAAATATGA
- a CDS encoding DEAD/DEAH box helicase — MTTQDALKALKTGAGITSRQFQLLQAVSREVTADPESRITQELVLRALEHRSAFTKTQNILNSVIREAGLYPYIDESEMSIRDRLALEFHRPDAMGDFVFHQEQAPIYHKLLAGKNVVLSAPTSFGKSRIIDALIAAEKYINIVIIVPTLALLDETRKRINRQFSEQYYIVSHPTQSPANGKNIFIFTPERVVSYKESFPKIDFFVLDEFYKIGGQNEDERRVVALNEAFYLLYKKHKAQFYMLGPNIQAVSEGAKQRFNFEFISTDFQTVITDIIDVYAPTDEDRYRELVRICQTFKEPTLIYCRSLPQVNSVAEKLIASNVRGVAVNTEQAADWLSAEFHSDWVLSRALLFGIAIHYGPLPRAIANEMVRFFNCGRIQFLICTSTLIEGVNTKAKNVVIFDNMIAREKLDFFTFNNIKGRSGRMFEHFVGRVFQFDKEPQQELPFVDFPLHSQDNNTPESLLIQIDEEDLGEQARERIENTMESSPLPICLLRENHGIEPDAQIALTNEILSDIYKYNEILAWSNMPKYKQLSACCDLIWEFWVGRARNGVYSAKQLTLKLWQLHDQQPIAKRIESELQGDPQYSAKTTNEAVERILRFDRNWASFDFPQYLMALGRIQEYIFKRKNMAYGDYSYYSSRVESLFQPELCGALDEYGIPSSITIKCPFLYEAESVTDALSRLLATNLNILSLHPYEMEVLESVRNGIS, encoded by the coding sequence ATGACAACACAGGACGCACTCAAGGCGCTGAAGACGGGTGCTGGTATTACAAGCCGACAGTTTCAGTTGCTACAGGCAGTTTCACGAGAAGTAACAGCTGATCCAGAATCGCGCATTACACAGGAGTTAGTGCTACGTGCACTTGAGCATAGGAGTGCATTTACAAAAACACAGAATATTTTAAATTCTGTTATTCGCGAAGCAGGACTTTATCCTTATATCGATGAATCAGAAATGAGTATTCGCGATAGGCTCGCATTGGAATTCCATCGCCCTGACGCCATGGGTGATTTCGTCTTTCACCAAGAGCAAGCACCTATCTATCATAAACTGCTTGCGGGAAAAAATGTTGTTTTGAGTGCTCCTACCAGCTTTGGAAAGAGCAGAATTATTGATGCTCTGATTGCAGCAGAAAAATATATAAATATTGTAATAATTGTGCCGACATTAGCGCTACTTGATGAGACAAGAAAGCGAATCAATAGACAGTTTTCTGAACAATACTATATAGTATCCCACCCTACTCAATCACCAGCCAACGGAAAAAATATTTTTATTTTTACGCCTGAACGGGTTGTGTCATATAAAGAATCTTTTCCAAAAATTGATTTTTTTGTTTTAGATGAGTTTTATAAGATCGGCGGGCAGAATGAAGATGAGCGGCGTGTTGTCGCCTTGAATGAGGCATTCTACTTGCTATATAAAAAACATAAAGCTCAGTTTTACATGCTTGGTCCTAATATTCAAGCCGTTAGTGAAGGGGCAAAGCAGCGATTTAATTTTGAATTTATAAGTACAGATTTTCAGACTGTAATTACTGATATTATAGATGTTTACGCGCCAACAGACGAAGATCGTTATAGGGAGCTCGTTCGTATTTGTCAAACTTTTAAGGAGCCAACCCTGATATACTGTAGGTCACTTCCACAGGTAAACAGTGTAGCAGAAAAACTAATAGCTTCTAATGTTCGTGGTGTTGCTGTTAATACTGAGCAAGCCGCTGATTGGTTGAGTGCCGAATTTCATTCTGATTGGGTGTTAAGCCGAGCTCTTCTTTTTGGTATTGCCATTCATTATGGCCCTTTGCCGCGCGCAATAGCAAATGAGATGGTTCGTTTTTTCAATTGTGGTAGAATACAATTTCTTATATGCACTTCTACACTTATTGAGGGTGTTAACACAAAAGCAAAAAATGTTGTTATTTTTGATAACATGATTGCACGCGAGAAGCTTGACTTTTTTACCTTTAATAATATTAAAGGCCGTTCAGGGCGCATGTTTGAACATTTTGTTGGCCGTGTATTTCAATTTGACAAAGAACCTCAACAAGAGCTTCCTTTTGTAGATTTTCCGCTTCATTCACAGGATAATAATACTCCAGAAAGCTTACTTATTCAGATAGATGAAGAAGACTTGGGAGAACAGGCGCGTGAGCGCATTGAAAATACTATGGAAAGTTCGCCATTGCCCATCTGCCTTTTGCGCGAGAATCACGGTATAGAACCTGACGCTCAGATTGCTTTAACAAACGAAATTCTTTCGGATATATATAAATACAATGAGATTCTTGCGTGGTCAAATATGCCGAAATATAAGCAGCTTAGTGCATGTTGTGATCTTATATGGGAGTTTTGGGTGGGGCGCGCTCGAAACGGTGTTTATTCAGCAAAACAGTTAACACTCAAACTTTGGCAGCTTCACGATCAACAACCTATAGCAAAAAGAATTGAAAGTGAATTGCAAGGCGATCCACAGTATTCAGCAAAAACAACAAATGAAGCTGTGGAACGTATTCTAAGGTTCGATAGAAATTGGGCTAGCTTCGATTTTCCACAGTACTTGATGGCGTTAGGGCGTATACAGGAGTACATATTCAAACGAAAGAATATGGCTTATGGAGACTATTCTTACTACTCAAGTCGCGTTGAATCTCTCTTTCAACCAGAGTTATGTGGAGCGTTAGATGAATATGGAATACCATCATCAATAACGATTAAATGTCCGTTTTTATACGAGGCTGAAAGTGTAACAGATGCATTGTCTAGGCTCTTAGCGACTAATCTGAATATACTGAGTTTGCATCCCTATGAAATGGAAGTGCTTGAATCAGTCCGTAATGGGATTTCGTAA
- a CDS encoding 16S rRNA (uracil(1498)-N(3))-methyltransferase: MDLFYVLPRQLDLDHARATIDSEEFHHLARVLRCQPGDLVPITDGAGLAAELMVEAVGKHSLEGAIKNPRHVPPPETQVTVALSLLKSPQRFDLFLEKATELGITRIVPMITKRTVSTPDSGKIERKLERWRGIVQSAARQSRRLHLPELTPPLAFRDALSLDGYDLRLIAHESEKTFPSFEPAGKKILFLVGGEGGFTDAEVAEAEAAGFTPVSFGASVLRAETAGLFAVALVRSMLLAEADPAKRL; the protein is encoded by the coding sequence ATGGATCTCTTTTACGTGCTGCCGCGCCAGCTCGATCTCGACCATGCCCGTGCGACCATCGACAGCGAGGAGTTCCACCATCTCGCCCGCGTGCTGCGCTGCCAGCCGGGTGACCTCGTGCCCATCACCGACGGCGCGGGCCTGGCGGCGGAGCTGATGGTCGAAGCCGTCGGCAAGCACTCGCTCGAAGGCGCGATCAAGAATCCGCGCCACGTGCCGCCGCCCGAAACGCAGGTCACGGTGGCCCTGTCGCTCCTCAAGTCGCCGCAGCGCTTCGACCTCTTTCTCGAAAAGGCGACTGAACTCGGCATCACGCGCATCGTGCCGATGATCACCAAGCGCACCGTCTCGACGCCCGACTCCGGCAAGATCGAACGCAAGCTCGAACGGTGGCGCGGCATCGTGCAGTCAGCCGCCCGCCAGAGCCGCCGCCTCCATCTTCCCGAACTCACGCCGCCGCTCGCTTTCCGTGACGCGCTCTCGCTCGACGGCTACGACCTGCGCCTGATCGCCCACGAATCCGAGAAGACATTTCCTTCGTTCGAGCCTGCCGGAAAAAAGATACTTTTTCTTGTCGGCGGCGAGGGGGGCTTCACCGACGCCGAAGTCGCCGAGGCCGAGGCCGCCGGATTCACACCGGTGTCGTTTGGCGCGTCGGTGCTGCGGGCCGAGACCGCCGGACTCTTCGCCGTCGCTCTCGTCCGCTCGATGCTCCTCGCCGAAGCCGATCCCGCAAAGCGCCTCTGA
- a CDS encoding tetratricopeptide repeat protein: protein MKSIRLLFLRTVLPFCLALSLASCRQPESSAESSALYEEAARLYSQKRYTEALDRFDRALAADTLKGVSQTALDALCRKNRIEFLTGRYAGAFRTWGAIRQHDGGKLPDSLYNAAALDTGRMYAELGMYGKAASVMAALKSPDAWQRFDQARLLFKAGKVYDASRIYGELAFSEDVAVSMSGLSGILDCALTGKVAGLDMPDNLAGKIAVISGRVLKMEASPEVKIKALRIAARSLRQMETQRPNASYLLFRALAIAQEAGYPRLVAILQFESNNVIVRKPDTYRSVIEYFGQRNMPFAKVASLFMLGRSSELPSAERIEAYRLGLAACQHYGIPATAMDYVALEREAAGELGDLLAAQGRYTELFDASALGDYLEQQRLLQAGISGLRLPPGHEGVQNEIIELTRDISGLLQRKITMLEDGTGFVLAPVADKAIREKQGRLIELITEAAKVDGTLPARLQPQPLTLRSLQKSLRPDEALVRFLIRDSLSTSMLVSSREMQIVTAKVPGEQVTARFTALRQRLVSADTNSEAALAKDESRRWLTGALLQSMGSRLEGYRHLIFVSRKAEPFHLLGDNAMLGRDHRVSWLASVGEAPIYSGAQPKGEILFIDASHQQKAAMHKLLHPADQVFLAWKPMPEAEVSGLKTLMKQSVETGSTASESLKKAAREPAAKGGHAWLWLGSYGNE from the coding sequence ATGAAATCTATTCGATTGCTCTTCCTTCGCACCGTTTTGCCGTTCTGCCTCGCCCTGTCGCTCGCGTCGTGCCGTCAGCCGGAGAGCAGCGCGGAGAGTTCCGCCCTGTACGAAGAGGCCGCGCGCCTGTACAGTCAGAAGCGATATACGGAAGCGCTCGATCGCTTCGACCGGGCGCTCGCTGCCGATACCCTGAAAGGAGTCAGCCAGACCGCCCTGGATGCGCTGTGCCGGAAAAACCGGATCGAGTTCCTGACCGGGCGCTACGCCGGCGCGTTCCGCACCTGGGGGGCGATCCGGCAGCATGACGGCGGCAAATTGCCCGATTCGCTGTACAACGCCGCTGCGCTCGATACCGGGCGGATGTACGCCGAACTCGGCATGTATGGCAAGGCTGCCTCTGTGATGGCAGCGCTGAAAAGTCCCGATGCATGGCAGCGCTTCGACCAGGCGCGTCTCCTTTTCAAGGCCGGAAAGGTGTACGATGCGTCGCGTATCTACGGCGAGCTTGCGTTCTCCGAAGATGTGGCCGTCAGCATGTCGGGCCTCTCCGGCATTCTCGACTGCGCCCTGACAGGCAAGGTGGCTGGTCTCGATATGCCCGACAATCTCGCGGGCAAGATTGCCGTGATCTCAGGTCGGGTTTTGAAGATGGAGGCGTCGCCGGAGGTGAAGATCAAAGCCTTGCGCATTGCTGCGAGGAGCCTCAGGCAAATGGAAACGCAGCGCCCGAACGCGAGCTATCTGCTCTTCCGGGCGCTGGCCATCGCGCAGGAGGCTGGTTATCCGCGGCTCGTGGCGATTCTTCAGTTCGAGTCCAATAACGTCATCGTGCGCAAGCCCGATACGTATCGCAGCGTCATCGAATATTTCGGGCAACGGAACATGCCCTTCGCCAAAGTCGCGTCGCTCTTCATGCTTGGGCGCTCTTCGGAGCTGCCTTCCGCCGAACGGATCGAGGCGTACCGGCTCGGACTTGCCGCCTGCCAGCATTACGGCATCCCCGCCACGGCGATGGACTACGTCGCCCTGGAACGCGAGGCTGCCGGAGAACTTGGCGATCTTCTTGCTGCCCAGGGGCGGTATACCGAACTTTTCGACGCCAGCGCTCTCGGTGACTATCTGGAGCAGCAGCGCCTTCTGCAAGCGGGCATTTCCGGACTCCGGTTGCCGCCAGGCCATGAGGGCGTGCAGAACGAGATCATCGAGCTCACCAGGGATATATCGGGACTGCTCCAGCGCAAGATCACCATGCTCGAAGACGGGACGGGCTTTGTGCTTGCGCCTGTCGCCGACAAGGCGATCAGGGAGAAGCAGGGGCGGCTGATCGAGTTGATCACCGAGGCGGCAAAGGTTGATGGCACGCTTCCGGCGCGGTTGCAGCCCCAGCCGCTCACCCTTCGCTCGCTTCAGAAAAGCCTCCGGCCAGACGAAGCGCTGGTGAGATTTTTGATCCGGGACTCGCTTTCGACCTCGATGCTGGTCAGCAGCCGGGAGATGCAGATCGTCACGGCGAAGGTTCCGGGTGAGCAGGTTACGGCCCGCTTCACCGCATTGCGGCAGCGCCTCGTCTCCGCCGACACGAACTCCGAGGCCGCACTCGCCAAAGACGAAAGTCGCCGCTGGCTCACCGGCGCGCTGTTGCAATCGATGGGCAGCCGTCTGGAGGGGTACCGGCATCTCATCTTCGTTTCGCGAAAAGCGGAACCGTTCCATCTGCTTGGGGACAATGCGATGCTCGGGCGCGATCATCGGGTTTCCTGGCTCGCATCAGTCGGTGAAGCGCCCATCTATTCAGGTGCCCAGCCAAAAGGCGAAATTCTGTTTATCGACGCTTCACATCAGCAGAAGGCCGCGATGCACAAGCTGCTTCATCCTGCCGACCAGGTGTTCCTCGCCTGGAAACCGATGCCCGAAGCAGAGGTTTCCGGCTTGAAAACGCTCATGAAGCAATCTGTCGAAACCGGATCAACCGCGTCGGAGAGCCTGAAAAAAG
- a CDS encoding ROK family protein, with protein sequence MPSWAIGIDLGGTNIKIAVVGESEGILFEDTQPTDTAAGPDGVVRQLAFLVDALYQRAAETLDTGLFAGIGLGAPGAVDAAKGALSYPPNLPGWGQRYDLRDQLRLRLEQAHGIKAFVIIENDANAAAYGEAIFGGGNAFRDFMLVTLGTGVGGGIILDRKLYRGPFGTAGEIGFMIVDFEGTSVHAGIRGTIEGLIGKERIVEMACSPEMQAERSPRLAELCNRDFSRLSPRHLEQAAKEGDEAALRTWERVGFILGVGLANVTALMDIRKFVIGGGIAAAGELIFEPAMMQLHRSTLPSMHDGLEIVPARLGNKAGIYGAAALCFNAEKSSGLDD encoded by the coding sequence ATGCCATCATGGGCCATCGGCATCGATCTCGGCGGAACGAACATCAAGATAGCGGTCGTCGGTGAGTCGGAAGGGATTCTCTTCGAGGATACCCAGCCGACCGATACCGCTGCTGGTCCTGACGGTGTTGTCCGGCAACTGGCGTTCCTGGTCGACGCACTCTATCAGCGAGCCGCCGAAACGCTCGATACCGGCCTCTTCGCGGGCATCGGCCTCGGCGCCCCGGGCGCGGTCGATGCGGCCAAAGGCGCGCTCTCCTATCCGCCGAACCTTCCCGGCTGGGGTCAGCGTTACGACCTCCGCGACCAGCTCCGTCTCCGTCTCGAACAGGCGCATGGCATCAAAGCTTTCGTCATCATCGAGAACGACGCCAACGCCGCTGCGTATGGCGAGGCGATCTTTGGCGGCGGCAACGCTTTCCGCGACTTCATGCTGGTGACGCTCGGCACCGGCGTCGGCGGCGGCATCATTCTCGACCGCAAGCTCTATCGCGGCCCTTTCGGCACGGCTGGCGAGATCGGCTTCATGATCGTCGATTTCGAGGGGACGAGCGTTCACGCGGGCATCCGGGGCACGATCGAGGGGCTGATCGGCAAGGAGCGTATCGTCGAGATGGCGTGCAGCCCGGAGATGCAGGCGGAGCGTTCGCCGCGCCTGGCGGAGCTGTGCAATCGCGATTTTTCGCGACTTTCACCCCGCCATCTCGAACAGGCGGCCAAGGAGGGTGACGAAGCGGCTCTGCGCACCTGGGAGCGGGTCGGCTTCATCCTCGGCGTCGGGCTGGCCAACGTCACCGCCCTGATGGACATTCGCAAGTTCGTGATTGGCGGAGGCATCGCCGCCGCTGGCGAGCTGATCTTCGAACCGGCGATGATGCAACTGCACCGCTCGACCCTCCCCTCGATGCACGACGGGCTGGAGATCGTGCCTGCCCGGCTCGGCAACAAGGCTGGAATTTATGGCGCGGCGGCGCTCTGCTTCAACGCCGAAAAATCATCCGGACTCGATGATTGA
- a CDS encoding hemolysin family protein — translation MNPQGAEALLILLLILLQGVLSLAEFAIISSSPARLRELRDAGYPAASVALKLQDNATWFLSSIKVTSTLIATLTGVLGGLFFSKILAATFSSIALPEIYRSPLALAIVTASLAYLSHVIGGVLPKKIALRHPESIAVRTAIVIDRLCAIVSPAVSVADASASLALRVFGIEAGEKPQVSDEDVMLMIRQGAKKGVFESVEYDMISRIFRMSDKRASSMMTPRGEIEWLDLERPDEELVARIKASGRSRFPVAEGSLDELQGVVRSLDLVNFSLSSKGGIREAIRASMKPPLFVPESVPAFHVLELFKKNRAHLALVIDEHGSVQGAITLTDVLESIVGDVPADDVEGDQKRIVRRSERTWLVDGMLPVDEFLAAFNLEADKFFEEDEPRYDTMGGFMMTRLGEVPSVSDAVRWNGLTFKVIKMNGKRVGRILVEQEAKRTGR, via the coding sequence ATGAATCCCCAAGGCGCGGAAGCGCTCCTCATTCTGCTCTTGATTCTCCTTCAGGGAGTGCTCTCGCTGGCGGAGTTCGCCATCATCTCTTCGAGTCCGGCCCGCTTGCGCGAGCTGCGGGATGCCGGATATCCGGCGGCCTCCGTGGCGCTGAAACTTCAGGACAACGCAACCTGGTTTCTCTCCTCGATCAAGGTAACCTCAACCCTCATCGCCACCCTGACCGGTGTTTTGGGAGGGCTTTTCTTTTCAAAGATACTCGCCGCGACTTTTAGTTCCATCGCCCTTCCGGAAATCTATCGTTCTCCGCTCGCGCTGGCTATAGTAACCGCGTCGCTGGCGTACCTGAGTCACGTGATCGGCGGAGTGCTGCCGAAAAAAATCGCCCTGCGGCATCCAGAATCCATCGCGGTCAGAACCGCGATAGTCATCGACAGACTCTGCGCCATCGTCTCACCGGCGGTCTCTGTCGCCGACGCTTCAGCATCGCTCGCGCTCAGGGTGTTCGGCATCGAAGCGGGCGAAAAACCGCAGGTCAGCGACGAAGATGTGATGCTCATGATCCGGCAGGGGGCCAAGAAAGGAGTCTTCGAGTCGGTCGAGTACGATATGATTTCGCGGATTTTTCGCATGAGCGACAAGCGGGCAAGCTCCATGATGACGCCGCGCGGCGAGATCGAGTGGCTCGATCTGGAGAGGCCGGACGAGGAGCTGGTCGCGCGGATCAAGGCCAGCGGCCGTTCGCGCTTTCCGGTAGCGGAGGGCAGCCTCGACGAACTCCAGGGAGTCGTGCGCTCGCTCGATCTGGTCAACTTCAGCCTCTCCTCGAAAGGGGGCATCCGCGAGGCGATCCGGGCGTCGATGAAGCCGCCGCTCTTCGTGCCCGAGTCGGTGCCCGCCTTCCACGTGCTCGAACTGTTCAAGAAAAACCGCGCCCATCTGGCGCTGGTCATCGACGAGCACGGCTCGGTGCAGGGGGCGATTACGCTGACTGACGTACTCGAAAGCATCGTCGGCGACGTACCGGCGGACGACGTCGAGGGCGACCAGAAGCGCATCGTGCGCCGGAGCGAGCGCACCTGGCTGGTTGACGGCATGTTGCCGGTCGATGAGTTCCTCGCGGCCTTCAACCTCGAAGCCGACAAGTTTTTCGAAGAAGACGAGCCGCGTTACGACACGATGGGCGGCTTCATGATGACCCGCCTCGGCGAAGTCCCCTCAGTCTCCGACGCCGTCCGCTGGAACGGCCTGACCTTCAAGGTGATCAAAATGAACGGCAAACGAGTCGGGCGGATACTTGTGGAGCAGGAGGCGAAACGTACGGGGAGATGA
- a CDS encoding peroxiredoxin, producing the protein MIEQGKIAPDFTLPDSNGKMVSLSEFKGRKVLLIFYPGDDTPVCTAQLCDYRNNVTAFTSRGIEVIGISGDSPESHKQFAEKHELPFLLLSDQQRTAAKAYDALGFLGMAQRAYVLIDEAGTVLLAYSDFLPVTYQPMKELLARIDEARG; encoded by the coding sequence ATGATCGAACAAGGTAAAATCGCCCCGGATTTCACGCTTCCCGACAGCAACGGGAAGATGGTCTCCCTTTCGGAGTTCAAAGGCCGCAAAGTGCTCCTGATCTTTTACCCCGGCGACGATACGCCGGTCTGCACCGCGCAGCTTTGCGACTACCGCAACAACGTCACCGCCTTCACCAGCCGGGGAATCGAGGTCATCGGCATCAGCGGCGACAGCCCTGAATCGCACAAGCAATTCGCCGAAAAGCACGAACTCCCGTTCCTGCTCCTGAGCGACCAGCAGCGCACCGCCGCCAAAGCCTACGACGCACTCGGCTTCCTCGGCATGGCGCAGCGCGCCTACGTGCTCATCGACGAAGCAGGCACGGTGCTGCTCGCCTACAGCGACTTTCTGCCGGTCACCTACCAGCCGATGAAGGAGCTGCTCGCCCGCATCGACGAGGCGCGAGGGTAA
- a CDS encoding ComF family protein: protein MIEGLTHLLFPAVCTLCQKPLDNGEEHICAGCFDEFNPFPGALAGSAALKSTVRAHFGEKAVPPAAWSLYPYRSTGKLHEAMHSMKYGGLFPLGEMFGRRLGELLRQGGDPAPFDAIVPVPLHSLKRIERTYNQSEAIARGMAAVLGLPVATKCIERCLYTGSQTGLGMEARRDNMAGAFRPGRERCPARVLLVDDVLTTGATMVVAAEALMAAGAVEVAFATVALTEKE from the coding sequence ATGATTGAGGGGCTGACGCACCTGCTCTTTCCGGCGGTCTGCACCCTCTGCCAGAAGCCGCTCGACAATGGCGAGGAGCACATCTGCGCCGGATGCTTCGATGAGTTCAACCCGTTTCCCGGCGCTCTTGCCGGAAGCGCGGCGCTCAAAAGCACGGTGCGTGCGCACTTCGGCGAGAAGGCGGTTCCGCCCGCCGCGTGGAGCCTCTATCCCTACCGAAGCACCGGCAAGCTGCACGAAGCGATGCACTCCATGAAATATGGCGGCCTGTTTCCCCTCGGCGAAATGTTCGGTCGCCGGCTCGGCGAGCTGCTCCGGCAAGGCGGCGATCCGGCTCCGTTCGACGCGATTGTGCCGGTGCCGCTGCATTCGCTCAAGCGCATCGAGCGCACCTACAACCAGTCGGAGGCGATTGCCCGTGGCATGGCCGCAGTGCTCGGCCTGCCCGTCGCGACGAAGTGCATCGAGCGCTGCCTCTACACCGGCTCGCAGACCGGGCTTGGCATGGAGGCGCGGCGCGACAACATGGCGGGGGCCTTCCGCCCCGGACGCGAGCGCTGCCCCGCGCGGGTGCTGCTGGTGGACGACGTGCTCACGACCGGCGCGACGATGGTTGTCGCGGCGGAGGCGCTGATGGCGGCGGGCGCTGTCGAGGTGGCCTTCGCGACCGTCGCCCTCACCGAAAAGGAGTAG
- a CDS encoding nucleoside-diphosphate kinase: MERTLTILKPDCVRKQLIGAVTDQIERAGFRIVAMKKTRLTKETAGAFYAVHKERPFYGELVDFMSSGPCVPMILEKENAVADFRTLIGATDPAQADEGTVRKLYADSKGENIIHGSDSAENAAIEGAFFFSAEEVVRVD, encoded by the coding sequence ATGGAACGTACCCTTACCATCCTCAAGCCCGATTGCGTGCGCAAGCAGCTCATCGGCGCTGTCACCGACCAGATCGAACGCGCCGGTTTCCGCATCGTGGCGATGAAGAAAACCCGCCTCACCAAAGAGACCGCCGGCGCATTTTACGCCGTGCACAAGGAGCGCCCGTTCTACGGCGAGCTGGTCGATTTCATGTCCTCCGGCCCGTGCGTACCGATGATCCTCGAAAAGGAGAACGCCGTTGCGGACTTCCGCACCCTGATCGGCGCAACCGATCCGGCACAGGCTGACGAAGGCACCGTCCGCAAGCTCTACGCCGACAGCAAGGGCGAGAACATCATCCACGGCTCCGACTCCGCCGAGAACGCCGCCATCGAAGGCGCATTCTTCTTCTCGGCTGAAGAGGTCGTCCGCGTTGACTGA